One genomic window of Bufo gargarizans isolate SCDJY-AF-19 unplaced genomic scaffold, ASM1485885v1 fragScaff_scaffold_591_pilon, whole genome shotgun sequence includes the following:
- the LOC122922671 gene encoding dnaJ homolog subfamily C member 5-like isoform X2, translating to MAEPHKLQRKMSRTGTSLYKVLGLEKGASQDDIKKAYRKLALRYHPDKNPDNPEAADKFKEINNANTTLSDENKRKIYDEYGSMGLYVAEQFGEESVKYYFLMSKCWFKGLVICCSIFTCCCCCCCCGFCCGRCKPSEEEDDSYKCVNPEDLEAQIREEDGDVINKQPCPGATVYPEKQDS from the exons ATGGCCGAGCCTCACAAATTACAGAGAAAGATGTCCCGGACAGGAACCTCCTTGTACAAGGTCCTGGGTTTGGAAAAGGGGGCGTCACAGGATGACATAAAGAAGGCTTACCG GAAACTCGCATTACGGTACCATCCAGACAAGAACCCCGACAATCCTGAGGCTGCAGATAAATTCAAGGAAATCAATAACGCCAACACCACGCTGAGCGATGAAAACAAGCGCAAGATCTACGACGAATACGGCTCCATGGGCCTATATGTGGCCGAGCAGTTCGGGGAGGAAAGCGTCAAGTACTACTTCCTTATGTCCAAGTGCTGGTTCAAG GGCCTGGTCATCTGCTGCAGTATCTTCACAtgttgctgttgctgctgctgttgtggtTTTTGCTGTGGTCGGTGTAAACCTTCTGAGGAAGAGGATGATTCTTACAAGTGTGTGAACCCCGAGGACCTGGAGGCCCAGATCAGGGAGGAGGACG GTGACGTAATCAACAAGCAGCCATGTCCAGGAGCCACCGTCTACCCCGAGAAGCAGGATTCATAG
- the LOC122922671 gene encoding dnaJ homolog subfamily C member 5-like isoform X1 — MRRLHIDTMAEPHKLQRKMSRTGTSLYKVLGLEKGASQDDIKKAYRKLALRYHPDKNPDNPEAADKFKEINNANTTLSDENKRKIYDEYGSMGLYVAEQFGEESVKYYFLMSKCWFKGLVICCSIFTCCCCCCCCGFCCGRCKPSEEEDDSYKCVNPEDLEAQIREEDGDVINKQPCPGATVYPEKQDS, encoded by the exons ATGAGGAGGCTGCACATT GACACAATGGCCGAGCCTCACAAATTACAGAGAAAGATGTCCCGGACAGGAACCTCCTTGTACAAGGTCCTGGGTTTGGAAAAGGGGGCGTCACAGGATGACATAAAGAAGGCTTACCG GAAACTCGCATTACGGTACCATCCAGACAAGAACCCCGACAATCCTGAGGCTGCAGATAAATTCAAGGAAATCAATAACGCCAACACCACGCTGAGCGATGAAAACAAGCGCAAGATCTACGACGAATACGGCTCCATGGGCCTATATGTGGCCGAGCAGTTCGGGGAGGAAAGCGTCAAGTACTACTTCCTTATGTCCAAGTGCTGGTTCAAG GGCCTGGTCATCTGCTGCAGTATCTTCACAtgttgctgttgctgctgctgttgtggtTTTTGCTGTGGTCGGTGTAAACCTTCTGAGGAAGAGGATGATTCTTACAAGTGTGTGAACCCCGAGGACCTGGAGGCCCAGATCAGGGAGGAGGACG GTGACGTAATCAACAAGCAGCCATGTCCAGGAGCCACCGTCTACCCCGAGAAGCAGGATTCATAG